The following proteins come from a genomic window of Frankia casuarinae:
- a CDS encoding S1C family serine protease, with translation MSRLTGWISGIVAAAAMLVGATGCGTGGGPGSPTADRAAAADRAGLGAVAGIVSDVEPSVVTILVGNELGSGIVYRADGVIVTNQHVIAQASGGKAEVAFADGRRVAGRVQAADEISDIAVVKVNRTGLPAATFRKDLPQVGELAVAIGSPLGFENSVTAGIISGVNRNLPVSGQQGGQGRPLVDLIQTDAAISPGNSGGALLDSQGRVVGINEAYIPPSTGASSLGFAIPSATAVDAVEQLLRTGTVKHAFVGVQLATLTSAIAERLGLDVRAGALVLAVVRGGPAGKAGVLPGDVIRSFNGKSVASAGEFSARLREVSPGDMVTLGVHRDGRDHTVQVRVSDRPG, from the coding sequence GTGAGCCGGTTGACCGGCTGGATCAGTGGGATCGTCGCCGCTGCCGCGATGCTGGTGGGCGCCACCGGCTGCGGTACTGGCGGCGGGCCCGGCTCGCCGACGGCGGACCGGGCCGCCGCCGCGGACAGAGCCGGGCTCGGCGCCGTTGCGGGCATCGTCTCCGACGTCGAGCCGTCCGTTGTCACCATCCTGGTCGGGAACGAGCTGGGCAGCGGCATCGTCTACCGCGCCGACGGTGTCATCGTCACCAACCAGCATGTGATTGCCCAGGCATCCGGTGGAAAGGCCGAGGTGGCCTTCGCCGACGGCCGCCGGGTGGCCGGTCGGGTACAGGCCGCCGATGAGATCAGCGACATCGCCGTGGTGAAGGTGAACCGGACCGGCCTACCCGCCGCGACGTTCCGTAAGGATCTGCCCCAGGTGGGCGAGTTGGCGGTGGCGATCGGCAGCCCGCTGGGATTCGAGAACAGCGTCACCGCCGGGATCATCTCCGGCGTGAACCGGAACCTGCCCGTATCCGGTCAGCAGGGTGGGCAGGGGCGGCCGCTGGTGGACCTTATCCAGACCGATGCGGCGATCTCGCCCGGTAACTCCGGCGGGGCGCTGCTGGACAGCCAGGGCCGGGTCGTGGGCATCAACGAGGCCTACATCCCACCGTCGACCGGAGCCTCGTCGCTGGGCTTCGCGATACCGTCCGCGACCGCGGTTGACGCCGTTGAGCAGTTGCTGCGCACCGGGACCGTGAAGCACGCCTTCGTTGGCGTCCAGCTCGCCACCCTCACCTCGGCGATCGCTGAGCGGCTCGGACTGGACGTGCGTGCCGGGGCGCTCGTGCTGGCCGTCGTGCGCGGCGGGCCCGCGGGCAAGGCAGGTGTTCTACCCGGTGATGTCATCCGTAGCTTTAACGGCAAGTCGGTCGCCTCCGCCGGGGAGTTCTCCGCCAGGCTGCGCGAGGTATCCCCGGGTGACATGGTGACGCTAGGCGTCCACCGAGACGGCAGGGACCACACAGTGCAGGTCAGGGTGTCCGACCGGCCCGGCTGA
- a CDS encoding ATP-binding SpoIIE family protein phosphatase yields the protein MSDVSSDYALDAGFDSLLGTQLIDFSPTAMVIIDPDLRVRRSNRSFREIYGLSPEQLAGTSIPELLPDMDPRVWKLARWVLASGESVEDTEIIGRSVAFPQEERTWRFSHFPLRDREGVPAAVGVTLVDVTDQRRAERKHAEAERRLRLLTRASTLVGRSLELDATLASIADFMVPEFADTCSVYLLDEPLDTDARPELLELRRAIKTRVSGPPLQSCDIPFSAAGEILYCHRNSPIYQAFASGRPFHHAADDESLISGYQTPGFLDYFRRLLLRWGIAVPLLVGRYFHGVMVVHVGVSGRTYTDDDVEMAANLGGRISAAIANARAYAREREVSVTLQRSLLAPDIPAVAGMDIAWRYEPGSLPGRSPCAEPGPPIDAEVGGDWFDLIPLSAGRVALVIGDVAGRGVTAAAVMGQLRTASRAFASLDLPADDVLTHLDNLAQTIGAGPDGALASCVYAIFEPTTATIVLANAGHPPPALRDPDGRVRLLTGGGGAFLGIGGQVFVQTCYPFPVGATLALYTDGLVESRDIDIFQGIGRLQHALADAGTADATADRLMRLVDQANRDDDVALLLVRAAAAINTRTLTIPLTLDLRAVGQARHAVNAALRRWQQPETIETAELLVSEIVTNAIRYSRVPGELVLRSVPTALYIEVSDSDSHLPRVLHPNEQEEHGRGLILVDALAARWGTRPTHSGKTVWCQLDTGTDTGPEIFT from the coding sequence TTGTCGGACGTTTCGTCGGACTACGCACTGGATGCCGGTTTCGATTCGCTACTGGGCACGCAACTGATCGATTTCAGTCCGACGGCGATGGTAATTATCGATCCGGATCTGCGGGTGCGACGGAGCAACCGGTCCTTTCGGGAAATATACGGCCTGTCTCCCGAGCAACTGGCGGGAACATCCATCCCCGAGCTGCTGCCGGATATGGACCCGCGGGTGTGGAAGCTTGCCCGGTGGGTCCTGGCCAGCGGTGAATCAGTTGAAGACACGGAGATCATCGGCAGGAGCGTGGCTTTCCCGCAGGAGGAACGCACCTGGCGCTTTTCGCACTTTCCGCTCCGGGACCGTGAGGGGGTGCCCGCGGCGGTTGGCGTGACGCTGGTCGATGTGACGGATCAGCGCCGTGCCGAGCGGAAGCATGCGGAAGCAGAGCGGCGACTGCGGCTGCTCACCCGGGCGAGCACACTCGTCGGGCGATCCCTGGAACTGGACGCCACACTGGCGAGTATAGCCGATTTTATGGTACCGGAATTCGCCGACACCTGCAGCGTGTACCTGCTCGACGAACCCCTTGACACAGACGCCCGACCGGAGCTGTTGGAATTGCGGCGCGCCATAAAAACACGCGTTTCCGGTCCGCCCCTGCAAAGTTGCGACATCCCGTTCTCAGCCGCCGGAGAGATCCTTTACTGCCACCGAAACTCTCCGATCTACCAAGCCTTTGCGTCGGGTCGCCCGTTTCACCACGCGGCCGACGATGAATCGTTGATCAGCGGATATCAGACTCCTGGATTCCTCGACTACTTCCGGCGGCTGCTGCTGCGTTGGGGGATCGCGGTGCCCCTGCTGGTGGGGCGCTACTTTCATGGGGTCATGGTTGTACATGTCGGCGTTTCCGGGCGTACCTACACCGACGACGACGTCGAGATGGCCGCCAACCTTGGTGGACGTATCTCAGCCGCCATCGCCAATGCCCGCGCGTACGCTCGCGAGCGGGAGGTTTCTGTCACGCTGCAGCGCAGCCTGCTTGCACCCGACATCCCGGCCGTGGCCGGAATGGACATCGCCTGGCGGTACGAGCCGGGCTCCCTTCCCGGCCGGTCGCCCTGCGCCGAGCCGGGTCCGCCGATCGACGCCGAGGTGGGCGGGGACTGGTTCGACCTCATCCCGCTCTCGGCGGGTCGGGTAGCTCTCGTCATCGGAGACGTGGCCGGCCGCGGTGTGACCGCCGCCGCCGTCATGGGTCAACTCCGCACCGCCAGCCGGGCGTTCGCCTCACTCGATCTGCCCGCCGACGACGTACTCACCCACCTGGACAACCTTGCCCAGACCATCGGGGCAGGGCCTGACGGTGCCTTGGCGAGCTGCGTCTACGCGATCTTTGAGCCCACCACCGCGACGATAGTCCTCGCCAACGCCGGCCACCCCCCTCCCGCCCTGCGTGATCCCGATGGCCGGGTCCGCCTCCTGACCGGCGGGGGCGGCGCGTTTCTCGGTATCGGCGGGCAAGTTTTCGTCCAGACCTGCTACCCGTTCCCCGTCGGGGCGACGCTCGCGCTCTACACCGACGGCCTCGTCGAGTCACGCGATATCGATATCTTCCAGGGAATCGGCCGGCTACAGCACGCTCTCGCGGACGCCGGCACCGCGGACGCCACCGCCGACCGGCTGATGCGCCTGGTCGATCAGGCCAATCGAGACGACGACGTGGCGCTCCTGCTCGTCCGGGCCGCCGCGGCCATCAACACTCGCACCCTTACCATCCCTCTCACCCTCGACCTCAGGGCCGTCGGACAGGCTCGCCACGCCGTCAACGCCGCGCTGCGTCGCTGGCAGCAGCCCGAAACCATCGAGACCGCGGAACTACTGGTGAGCGAGATCGTCACCAATGCGATCCGCTATTCCCGAGTCCCCGGCGAACTCGTGCTCCGCAGCGTCCCGACGGCCCTCTACATCGAGGTCTCCGACAGCGACAGTCACCTCCCCCGTGTCCTCCACCCCAACGAGCAGGAAGAACACGGTCGTGGCCTGATCCTCGTCGATGCACTCGCTGCCCGGTGGGGCACCCGCCCTACCCACTCCGGCAAGACGGTCTGGTGCCAACTCGACACCGGCACTGACACCGGCCCGGAAATCTTCACCTAG
- a CDS encoding PQQ-binding-like beta-propeller repeat protein, which yields MQIIGAVLTIHGNALAGIAVSDGRTWTFTRDDGSFSLRTVPGRPVWARRPNGWTGRWWQHPAAGEPVLFQLHPSRTGSDPQPPSAPSGELRFAHITDTHVSAIDGDPSQAVELAARYGDQTDTTSGLHHALRTAADHGAAFAVITGDLTDHGTPEEFRRVLDSLAAAPLPVEIVPGNHDHYGHRHQPHPSDTPHGGGFLGAATLTRYEQAMGPRWWSADLAGVHLLALDWFSAWCAIDDTDQQRFIITDLATRTPGLPVVVLTHDQPDHDTLELIRYSAAPDSLLAVLSGHWHADAQRNVGGCHLLSTPAASFGGLDWSPPQLRLITLTPGLRTMDLRHDTIPALPKPPRSPTTSRADAPASPRTTSHSIGAHQHLGTLATIAGTVIAPSTDTHGAGHLTRLHPSNTGSNDSRVDVLWTVRAADDPITGVLAGHDQILACSHAGTLTALAPATGAPHWTRHLPHRQRRRLLATPILTAAGRLIVGDVGGVTCLDLDTGDIAWHRDQLGQVDTLLTYGTGLATDRLAVLPLGGPTPGLTALDLRDGTITWTDPPGTPPPSSSLVAIDGTDALLLRTAGPTLERLNLSTGQTRWRTTLTGRFSTAAPLVTDEAIVLVTGDGIAHRLDPDHGGILDRQHLHGLRPAYGPYRSTGTGAPTTAVHTPLGPMIVLLDGSIWQLDSPAGPLLVGDVAAPVTTQPVLLGSNTLVVLSTDAVVHLLDINATATRPMLAGPASRSAS from the coding sequence ATGCAGATCATCGGCGCCGTGCTCACCATCCACGGCAACGCGCTCGCAGGGATCGCGGTAAGCGACGGGCGGACCTGGACATTCACTCGCGACGACGGCTCGTTCAGCCTCCGCACCGTGCCGGGGCGCCCGGTCTGGGCCCGGCGCCCCAACGGCTGGACGGGCCGCTGGTGGCAGCACCCGGCAGCGGGGGAGCCGGTGCTGTTTCAGCTGCACCCAAGCCGCACCGGCAGCGATCCACAACCACCCTCGGCTCCCTCAGGGGAGCTGCGATTCGCGCACATCACGGACACGCATGTCAGCGCGATCGACGGCGACCCGTCCCAGGCGGTCGAGCTCGCCGCCCGCTACGGCGACCAGACGGACACCACCAGCGGCCTGCACCACGCGCTGCGGACCGCAGCCGACCACGGCGCGGCATTCGCCGTGATCACCGGTGACCTCACCGACCACGGCACACCCGAAGAGTTCAGGCGCGTACTCGACTCCCTCGCCGCAGCGCCGCTGCCGGTAGAGATCGTGCCGGGTAACCACGACCATTACGGCCACCGCCACCAACCCCACCCCAGCGACACCCCCCACGGTGGCGGGTTTCTCGGCGCGGCTACCCTCACCCGCTACGAGCAGGCCATGGGCCCGCGCTGGTGGTCAGCTGACCTGGCCGGCGTGCACCTCCTCGCCCTGGACTGGTTCAGCGCCTGGTGCGCGATCGATGACACCGATCAGCAACGCTTCATAATCACCGATCTCGCCACCCGAACCCCCGGGCTGCCAGTCGTCGTGCTCACCCACGACCAGCCCGACCACGACACACTCGAACTGATCCGCTACAGTGCCGCACCCGACAGCCTCCTCGCCGTCCTGTCGGGACATTGGCATGCCGACGCGCAGCGCAACGTCGGCGGCTGTCACCTGCTCAGCACGCCCGCAGCCAGCTTCGGCGGACTGGACTGGTCACCACCGCAGCTCCGCCTCATCACCCTCACCCCCGGCTTGAGAACTATGGATCTACGGCACGACACGATCCCGGCGCTACCGAAACCGCCACGGTCACCGACCACGTCTCGCGCCGATGCCCCGGCCTCGCCCCGCACCACCAGCCACTCGATCGGCGCCCATCAACATCTGGGCACCCTCGCGACCATCGCCGGCACCGTCATCGCACCGAGCACCGACACCCACGGCGCAGGACACCTGACCCGCCTACACCCCTCCAACACCGGCAGTAACGACAGCCGAGTCGACGTGCTGTGGACGGTGCGCGCCGCAGACGACCCCATCACCGGCGTTCTCGCCGGCCATGACCAGATCCTGGCGTGCAGCCATGCGGGCACCCTCACCGCGCTCGCCCCAGCCACCGGCGCACCCCATTGGACCCGACACCTCCCACACCGGCAGCGACGCCGGCTGCTAGCCACCCCCATCCTCACCGCGGCGGGCCGGCTGATCGTCGGTGACGTCGGCGGCGTCACCTGCCTGGACCTCGACACCGGGGATATCGCCTGGCACCGCGACCAGCTCGGCCAGGTCGACACCCTGCTCACCTACGGAACCGGTCTGGCCACCGACCGCTTGGCCGTGCTGCCCCTCGGCGGCCCCACCCCGGGCCTGACCGCCCTGGACCTGCGCGACGGCACCATCACCTGGACCGATCCGCCCGGCACACCACCGCCCTCCAGCTCGCTGGTCGCCATTGACGGGACCGATGCGCTGCTGCTCCGTACCGCCGGACCCACCCTCGAGCGGCTGAACCTCTCCACCGGCCAGACTCGGTGGCGCACCACCCTGACCGGCCGCTTCTCCACAGCCGCTCCCCTGGTCACCGACGAGGCAATCGTGCTCGTCACCGGCGACGGCATCGCGCACCGGCTCGACCCGGATCACGGCGGCATCCTCGACCGCCAGCACCTGCACGGGCTGCGCCCCGCCTACGGTCCCTACCGGTCCACTGGTACCGGCGCGCCCACCACTGCCGTCCATACCCCACTCGGACCGATGATCGTGCTGCTCGATGGCAGTATCTGGCAACTGGACAGCCCCGCTGGTCCGCTGCTGGTCGGCGACGTCGCGGCGCCCGTCACCACCCAGCCTGTCCTGCTCGGATCGAACACCCTCGTCGTGCTCAGCACCGACGCGGTCGTTCACCTGCTCGACATCAACGCCACCGCAACCCGCCCCATGCTTGCCGGTCCGGCATCGCGGTCTGCCTCATGA
- a CDS encoding cobalamin-independent methionine synthase II family protein: MKLSSDRILTTHTGSLPRPAGLAELIRAREQETLSVADAEYLPERIADAVGVVVGHQAQVGLDVISDGEMSKIGYATYVKERLTGFDVDVAVPEGGGLSIADLDDYPGMAERSLAGLETATPTCTGPISYTGTALLDTDLANFAAGVSSISAGSGQPTERFMNAASPGVIALYLPNQFYASLDEYLFALAEGMRAEYEAITAAGLVLQIDAPDLAMGRHIQYAHLSEQGFLDRLRVHVEAINHALRNIDPARVRVHLCWGNYQGPHHKDVGLDVILDTIIQLKADGLVFEAANHRHAHEWQVLADAKIPEQKVLIPGVIDTSSVYVEHPELIAQRITRFADIVGRERVIPGTDCGFASFATFLAVDESLAWAKLESLTAGARLASDRLWS; the protein is encoded by the coding sequence ATGAAACTCAGCAGCGACCGCATCCTGACCACGCACACCGGCAGCCTGCCCCGACCGGCCGGGCTGGCCGAGCTGATCCGGGCCCGGGAACAGGAGACCCTCTCGGTCGCGGACGCCGAGTACCTGCCCGAGCGGATCGCGGACGCGGTTGGCGTGGTCGTCGGCCATCAGGCGCAGGTCGGGCTGGACGTGATCAGCGATGGCGAAATGAGCAAGATCGGGTACGCCACCTACGTCAAAGAACGCCTCACCGGTTTCGACGTGGACGTTGCCGTTCCCGAGGGCGGCGGCCTGTCGATCGCTGATCTGGACGACTACCCTGGCATGGCCGAACGTTCCCTGGCCGGCTTGGAGACCGCGACACCGACCTGTACCGGTCCGATCAGCTACACCGGCACCGCCTTGCTCGATACCGATCTGGCCAACTTCGCAGCCGGCGTCAGCTCAATCTCGGCAGGATCGGGTCAGCCGACCGAGCGGTTCATGAATGCCGCGTCACCTGGAGTTATCGCGCTCTATCTTCCGAACCAGTTCTATGCCAGTTTGGATGAGTACCTGTTCGCGTTGGCCGAAGGAATGAGGGCCGAGTACGAGGCGATCACCGCAGCCGGGCTGGTCCTGCAGATCGACGCCCCGGATCTGGCGATGGGTCGGCACATCCAGTACGCGCACCTGTCCGAGCAGGGATTCCTGGACCGGCTGCGCGTGCACGTTGAGGCGATCAACCACGCGCTACGCAATATCGACCCGGCGAGGGTGCGGGTGCACCTGTGCTGGGGCAACTACCAGGGCCCGCACCACAAGGACGTCGGCCTGGACGTCATCCTGGACACGATCATTCAGCTCAAGGCCGATGGGCTGGTATTCGAGGCCGCCAATCACCGCCACGCACATGAATGGCAGGTGCTGGCCGACGCGAAGATTCCCGAGCAGAAGGTCCTCATCCCGGGTGTCATCGACACCTCCAGCGTCTACGTCGAACACCCCGAACTCATCGCCCAGCGCATCACCCGCTTCGCCGACATCGTCGGCCGCGAGCGCGTCATCCCCGGAACCGACTGCGGCTTCGCGTCCTTCGCCACCTTCCTCGCCGTCGACGAGAGCCTGGCCTGGGCGAAACTCGAATCCCTCACCGCCGGCGCTCGACTGGCCAGCGATCGACTGTGGTCATGA
- a CDS encoding isopenicillin N synthase family dioxygenase, giving the protein MTSTTPTHSTTEHDAALPVLDLREFDPGTDPAVRSRFLERLRETCHDVGFFYLVGHGIGDTLFREVEEVTRAFFALPEADRMAIAMTRSPHFRGYTPLGGELTNGRADRREEIDLGEATIKAIHYPPSGPGCDHQGVGTHRDFGLLTFVLQDAVGGLQVERDGCFFDVPHLPGALVVNLGEMLQLATHGYLKATVHRVISPPAGVRRFSVIYFFNPRLDATLTPIDLPAELAAQATGGHSADPDNPILATYGENILKVRLRAHADVAQLHHADLLAAES; this is encoded by the coding sequence ATGACCAGCACCACCCCGACCCACAGCACGACCGAGCACGACGCGGCGCTGCCGGTGCTCGACCTGCGCGAGTTCGACCCTGGCACTGATCCCGCGGTGCGCAGCCGGTTCCTTGAGCGACTGCGCGAGACCTGCCATGACGTGGGTTTCTTCTACCTGGTGGGGCACGGCATCGGTGACACCCTGTTCCGGGAGGTCGAGGAGGTCACCCGAGCGTTCTTCGCTCTGCCCGAAGCCGATCGAATGGCGATCGCGATGACCCGGTCGCCACACTTCCGTGGCTACACCCCACTGGGTGGTGAACTCACGAACGGTCGGGCCGACCGGCGCGAGGAGATCGACCTCGGCGAGGCCACCATCAAAGCCATCCACTACCCTCCGTCCGGACCTGGCTGCGATCATCAAGGCGTTGGCACCCACCGGGACTTCGGGCTGCTCACCTTCGTCCTGCAAGACGCCGTCGGTGGACTGCAGGTGGAGCGCGACGGATGCTTCTTCGACGTCCCGCATCTGCCCGGCGCCCTGGTCGTCAATCTCGGCGAAATGCTGCAGCTCGCCACCCACGGCTACCTCAAGGCCACCGTCCACCGCGTCATCAGCCCACCCGCTGGCGTGCGGCGATTCTCGGTTATCTACTTCTTCAACCCGCGCCTGGACGCCACCCTCACTCCCATCGACCTGCCCGCCGAACTTGCCGCCCAGGCAACGGGCGGACACAGCGCTGACCCGGACAACCCCATCCTCGCTACCTACGGCGAGAACATCCTCAAGG